One Candidatus Kapaibacterium sp. genomic window carries:
- the rpsS gene encoding 30S ribosomal protein S19, which produces MSRSLKKGIFISYKLVEKVDALNAQNKKQVIKTWSRASTITPEFVGHTVAVHNGKNFIPVYVTENMVGHKFGEFSPTRIYRGHAGHRKEQRSAKK; this is translated from the coding sequence ATGTCACGTTCACTTAAAAAGGGTATTTTCATAAGCTACAAGCTGGTAGAAAAGGTTGATGCTTTGAATGCTCAAAACAAAAAACAAGTAATAAAAACTTGGTCGAGAGCCTCGACTATCACACCGGAGTTTGTGGGACATACTGTAGCTGTGCATAACGGCAAGAATTTCATCCCGGTGTACGTTACAGAAAATATGGTAGGTCATAAATTCGGCGAATTTTCTCCTACTCGAATTTACAGAGGCCATGCGGGCCACAGAAAAGAACAACGTTCTGCAAAGAAATAA
- the rplV gene encoding 50S ribosomal protein L22 has protein sequence MQARALKRYIPSSPLKMKIVIDQIRGKNAAEALIILRFTPKHAAKVAEQTLRSAISNLNVKAELAETTINDDEVFVKEVYVNQGPSMRRVLPAPMGRAYRIKKRSNHLTIVVAVPEVVDDLDALSDNKDTN, from the coding sequence ATGCAAGCCAGAGCTTTGAAAAGATATATACCGTCATCGCCGTTAAAGATGAAAATCGTGATTGACCAAATTCGCGGCAAAAATGCAGCTGAAGCGCTTATTATACTTCGGTTTACTCCGAAACATGCCGCTAAAGTTGCTGAGCAAACACTCAGGTCGGCTATATCTAACTTAAATGTTAAAGCCGAATTAGCCGAAACGACGATTAATGACGATGAGGTCTTTGTAAAAGAAGTTTATGTAAACCAAGGACCAAGCATGAGACGAGTACTTCCCGCACCAATGGGACGTGCTTACAGAATCAAAAAGCGCTCTAATCACTTGACAATCGTGGTTGCTGTACCCGAAGTCGTCGATGATTTAGATGCTTTGTCTGATAACAAAGATACAAACTAA
- the rplP gene encoding 50S ribosomal protein L16: MLSPKRVKRRKTFRGRMKGKAFRGSTVTFGSFGLKAMEPHWLTNRQIESARIAINRYLKRDGKVWIRIFPDKPYTKKPAETRMGKGKGSPEGWVAVVRPGRILFEVDGVTREAAEEAMRLASHKLPIKTKFVTRIDLA, translated from the coding sequence ATGCTTTCACCAAAGAGAGTTAAAAGACGTAAGACGTTTCGCGGCAGAATGAAAGGTAAAGCTTTCAGGGGTTCGACAGTAACATTCGGTTCATTCGGTCTCAAAGCGATGGAGCCACATTGGCTAACCAATCGCCAGATTGAATCAGCTCGTATTGCTATCAATCGTTACCTTAAACGCGACGGTAAAGTTTGGATAAGAATATTTCCCGACAAACCCTACACGAAAAAACCGGCGGAAACACGTATGGGTAAGGGTAAAGGTAGCCCTGAAGGTTGGGTAGCAGTAGTTCGCCCGGGCAGAATATTGTTCGAAGTGGACGGTGTAACCCGCGAAGCCGCCGAAGAAGCTATGAGATTGGCTTCACATAAATTGCCTATAAAAACAAAATTTGTAACACGTATAGATTTGGCTTGA
- the rpmC gene encoding 50S ribosomal protein L29 has translation MKQRKAADLKELTPEELLMLLDESRETLSKQTFQHALKQLHDTSYLKVLRRDVARINTILNERNRANQDG, from the coding sequence ATGAAACAACGTAAAGCCGCTGATTTGAAAGAATTAACGCCTGAGGAACTTTTGATGCTCCTCGATGAGTCGCGAGAAACGCTTTCTAAGCAAACTTTTCAGCACGCTCTGAAACAACTTCACGATACTTCGTATCTGAAAGTGCTTCGTAGAGATGTTGCAAGGATAAACACTATTTTAAATGAACGTAATAGAGCGAATCAAGATGGATAA
- the rpsQ gene encoding 30S ribosomal protein S17 → MLTATSGNEVIAQTAPSGDAEYKTHKRILLGKVSSNKADKTIIVSVVRQIIHPLYKKYYKRTNRFMAHDPENTCKPGDIVKIKECRPLSAKKRWTLIEIVERAK, encoded by the coding sequence ATGTTGACAGCTACAAGCGGCAACGAAGTAATTGCCCAAACTGCTCCAAGCGGTGACGCCGAGTATAAAACTCATAAGAGAATACTGCTGGGCAAAGTTAGCTCGAACAAAGCCGACAAAACTATCATCGTTAGTGTAGTTCGCCAAATCATACATCCGCTTTATAAAAAGTATTATAAACGGACAAATAGATTTATGGCTCACGACCCCGAGAACACTTGCAAACCGGGCGATATAGTGAAAATTAAGGAGTGCCGTCCCTTGAGCGCCAAGAAAAGATGGACTCTAATTGAAATTGTTGAACGCGCTAAATAA
- the rplN gene encoding 50S ribosomal protein L14 produces the protein MVQEETNLIVADNSGAKKIRVIRVLGGHGKRYASLGDVIVAAVKSAIPNGAVKKGQVVKAVIVRTAKEVGRRDGSYIRFDDNAAVILNDKGEPRGTRIFGPVARELRERNYMKIVSLAPEVI, from the coding sequence ATGGTACAAGAAGAAACTAATCTGATAGTTGCTGATAACTCTGGAGCAAAAAAAATTAGAGTAATCCGCGTCTTAGGAGGTCATGGCAAACGCTATGCTTCACTCGGCGATGTGATTGTAGCGGCTGTAAAATCGGCTATCCCCAATGGGGCTGTCAAAAAAGGACAAGTAGTCAAAGCAGTTATCGTTCGTACAGCTAAGGAAGTCGGCAGACGCGACGGTTCGTATATCAGATTTGATGATAATGCGGCTGTAATTCTTAACGATAAAGGCGAACCACGTGGTACTCGTATCTTCGGACCGGTAGCACGTGAACTACGCGAAAGAAATTATATGAAAATTGTGTCTTTAGCTCCTGAAGTAATCTAA
- the rplX gene encoding 50S ribosomal protein L24 codes for MKIKKNDTVMVITGDDKGKSGRVLDVNAKKKTVLIEGINIHIKHQRPNQRNQQGGRTSMEFPVHYSNVMLLDSDKNPTRVGFARETKGNRTEVVRIAKTNGKAI; via the coding sequence ATAAAAATTAAGAAAAATGATACTGTAATGGTAATTACGGGCGACGACAAAGGCAAATCAGGCAGAGTTCTTGATGTGAATGCTAAGAAAAAGACTGTCCTTATAGAAGGCATCAACATTCATATCAAACATCAACGTCCTAACCAACGCAACCAACAAGGTGGCAGGACAAGCATGGAATTCCCTGTTCATTACTCTAATGTAATGCTGCTCGATTCTGACAAAAATCCTACTCGCGTAGGGTTTGCCAGAGAAACTAAAGGCAATAGAACCGAAGTTGTTCGTATCGCCAAAACAAACGGTAAAGCTATTTAA
- the rplE gene encoding 50S ribosomal protein L5 → MKRFEFKSIMQVPRLEKICLNIGVGDATQDLKLLQNAINELELIAGQRPVVRKAKKAISNFKLRQGMPIGCMVTLRGPRMYEFLDRFINIASPRIRDFRGFPDKSFDGRGNYTLGIKEQIIFPEIDVDKVNRITGFDVTFVIRSASDEESHALLSEFGFPFKKKQN, encoded by the coding sequence ATGAAAAGATTTGAATTCAAATCCATCATGCAAGTTCCAAGACTCGAAAAGATTTGCCTCAACATCGGAGTTGGCGATGCAACTCAAGATTTGAAGTTGTTGCAAAATGCTATCAATGAGCTTGAATTGATTGCAGGTCAACGTCCTGTAGTCCGAAAAGCCAAAAAGGCGATTTCGAACTTCAAACTTCGTCAAGGTATGCCTATCGGATGTATGGTAACACTACGTGGACCAAGAATGTATGAATTTCTTGACAGATTCATCAATATCGCCTCACCACGTATCCGCGACTTTAGAGGGTTCCCCGACAAAAGTTTCGATGGACGAGGTAATTATACATTGGGTATCAAAGAACAAATTATATTCCCTGAAATTGATGTAGATAAAGTAAATCGCATCACGGGTTTTGATGTAACTTTCGTAATACGCTCGGCATCGGACGAAGAATCGCACGCTTTGCTAAGTGAATTCGGTTTCCCATTCAAAAAGAAACAAAATTAA
- the rpsN gene encoding 30S ribosomal protein S14, producing the protein MAKNSVIARNRKRQRLVEKYQAKRDELKAAGDWEGLQKLPRNSAPTRVVSRCTVTGRGRAVYRKYGLCRNVFRQMALEGKLPGVRKASW; encoded by the coding sequence ATGGCAAAAAATTCGGTTATAGCAAGAAATCGCAAAAGACAAAGATTGGTAGAAAAATACCAAGCTAAACGCGATGAACTTAAAGCCGCAGGAGATTGGGAAGGCTTACAAAAACTTCCGCGAAACAGTGCACCGACAAGAGTAGTAAGTCGTTGTACAGTCACCGGACGAGGCAGAGCTGTCTATCGTAAATATGGGCTTTGCAGAAATGTATTTAGACAAATGGCACTCGAAGGGAAACTCCCAGGTGTGCGTAAGGCAAGTTGGTAA
- the rpsH gene encoding 30S ribosomal protein S8, whose protein sequence is MPVTDQISDFLTRVRNAGQAGHKYVDAPCSKMKLAIAEILKDQGFIADFEKIEEGPQGLVRVQLRYYKRKHVIKKVVRISKPGRRVYAPVEKLPRVYNGLGIAIVSTSKGVMTGKQARKFNVGGEILCTVW, encoded by the coding sequence ATGCCGGTTACAGATCAAATATCAGACTTTTTAACAAGAGTCAGAAACGCAGGGCAAGCAGGGCACAAATATGTAGATGCGCCATGTTCAAAGATGAAACTTGCCATTGCCGAAATCTTGAAAGACCAAGGTTTCATTGCAGACTTCGAAAAAATTGAAGAAGGTCCGCAAGGATTAGTGCGTGTTCAGCTTAGATACTATAAGAGAAAGCACGTTATCAAAAAAGTTGTCCGCATTTCAAAACCCGGAAGGCGAGTTTACGCCCCGGTAGAGAAATTGCCCCGTGTTTACAACGGCTTAGGTATAGCTATTGTATCTACATCCAAAGGTGTTATGACCGGGAAACAAGCCCGAAAATTTAATGTCGGTGGCGAAATTCTTTGTACAGTTTGGTAA
- the rplF gene encoding 50S ribosomal protein L6 has protein sequence MSRIGKMPIPVPAKVKLTIDDQLIRAKGPLGELEFKVPDVIKFSLEGDVLTFDRGSNEKHVRALHGLSRALTANIIEGVSNGFTKTLIIEGVGFRAELKGDRLLLTLGFSHTILVIPPPEITFELASPTNLKIKGIDKQLVGMIAAKIRKMRPPEPYKGKGVRYEGEFIRRKAGKTSAK, from the coding sequence GTGTCGAGGATTGGAAAAATGCCCATACCCGTACCTGCAAAGGTAAAGCTCACTATTGATGATCAACTCATCAGAGCCAAGGGTCCATTGGGCGAATTAGAGTTTAAAGTGCCCGATGTTATCAAGTTCAGTCTTGAAGGCGACGTCTTGACGTTCGACAGAGGGAGCAACGAAAAACATGTCCGAGCTTTGCACGGTTTATCACGTGCCTTGACTGCCAATATAATCGAAGGTGTTTCTAACGGATTCACAAAAACATTGATTATAGAAGGTGTCGGCTTCAGAGCCGAGTTGAAAGGCGATAGATTGCTGTTGACATTAGGTTTTTCGCATACGATATTAGTAATTCCCCCACCGGAAATTACTTTCGAGTTGGCAAGCCCTACAAATTTGAAAATTAAGGGCATAGACAAACAATTAGTCGGGATGATAGCCGCAAAAATTAGAAAAATGCGCCCACCCGAACCATACAAAGGCAAAGGCGTTCGTTACGAAGGTGAGTTTATACGCCGTAAAGCAGGTAAAACTTCGGCTAAGTAA
- the rplR gene encoding 50S ribosomal protein L18: MKIIKLRAQRKERRKKHVRKSIFGTPDRLRLTVYRSLSNIYAQVINDVDGVTLVSASSIDKDIKAKITPEMTKVQLSELVGSEVAKRALASQITKVAFDRNGYIYHGRIKALADAARKAGLEF, translated from the coding sequence ATGAAAATAATAAAATTAAGAGCACAACGCAAAGAAAGACGCAAAAAACACGTGCGTAAAAGTATCTTCGGTACTCCTGACAGACTGAGATTGACCGTCTATAGAAGTTTATCGAATATCTATGCCCAAGTGATTAACGACGTTGATGGCGTTACGCTGGTATCGGCATCCTCGATTGACAAGGATATTAAGGCGAAAATTACTCCGGAAATGACTAAAGTCCAATTGAGCGAATTAGTCGGAAGTGAAGTAGCCAAAAGAGCTTTAGCATCTCAAATAACAAAAGTAGCATTCGATAGAAACGGCTATATTTATCACGGTAGAATCAAGGCACTTGCTGACGCCGCGAGAAAAGCCGGTTTGGAATTTTAA
- the rpsE gene encoding 30S ribosomal protein S5: protein MANFKLSDLDLSDKLVYVGRTAKVVKGGRRFNFSALVVVGDGKGHVGFGLGKASEVVDAVTKATEAAKKSVVKVRLSKNTIPHEVIGKYGAAKVLIKPASAGTGVIAAGGIRAILELAGVQDVLTKSMGSSNPHNTVKAALRALESLEDANSVAARRNISVEKVIHG from the coding sequence GTGGCAAACTTCAAATTATCAGATCTTGATTTAAGCGATAAATTAGTATATGTAGGTAGAACCGCTAAGGTTGTAAAAGGTGGCAGACGTTTCAATTTCTCTGCATTGGTCGTCGTAGGTGATGGCAAAGGGCACGTAGGTTTCGGACTTGGCAAAGCCAGTGAAGTTGTTGATGCTGTTACTAAAGCTACAGAAGCGGCTAAAAAAAGCGTCGTAAAGGTTAGATTGTCCAAAAACACTATTCCGCATGAAGTTATCGGTAAGTACGGTGCTGCGAAAGTATTAATCAAGCCCGCATCAGCAGGTACAGGTGTGATTGCCGCAGGTGGTATTCGTGCTATCTTAGAACTTGCAGGCGTCCAAGACGTACTAACAAAAAGTATGGGTTCTTCTAATCCTCACAATACTGTCAAAGCGGCATTGCGTGCATTAGAATCTCTCGAAGATGCAAATTCAGTTGCGGCTCGCCGTAATATTTCTGTCGAAAAAGTAATTCATGGTTGA